One Syngnathoides biaculeatus isolate LvHL_M chromosome 4, ASM1980259v1, whole genome shotgun sequence DNA window includes the following coding sequences:
- the si:ch211-12e13.1 gene encoding immediate early response 3-interacting protein 1 isoform X2 has translation MAFTLYSLIQAAILCVNAVAVLHEERFLSRIGWGVDQGVGGFGDEPGIKVQMMNLIRSVRTVMRVPLIAVNSCPRRLGRRPSNFFRCHKHNLVRNIGHFK, from the exons ATGGCATTTACTCTTTACTCCCTCATCCAAGCAGCCATTCTGTGCGTGAATGCGGTGGCTGTACTACACGAAGAACGGTTTTTGAGCAGAA TTGGGTGGGGAGTGGACCAGGGCGTTGGGGGATTTGGCGATGAGCCTGGCATCAAAGTTCAGATGATGAACCTGATTCGTTCAGTGCGGACCGTCATGAGGG TGCCTTTGATCGCAGTGAATTCG TGCCCTCGCCGTCTTGGAAGGCGCCCAAGCAATTTCTTCCGGTGTCACAAACATAACTTGGTGAGGAATATTGGACATTTCAAGTAA
- the si:ch211-12e13.1 gene encoding immediate early response 3-interacting protein 1 isoform X3, with the protein MAFTLYSLIQAAILCVNAVAVLHEERFLSRIGWGVDQGVGGFGDEPGIKVQMMNLIRSVRTVMRVPLIAVNSVCIVLLLLFG; encoded by the exons ATGGCATTTACTCTTTACTCCCTCATCCAAGCAGCCATTCTGTGCGTGAATGCGGTGGCTGTACTACACGAAGAACGGTTTTTGAGCAGAA TTGGGTGGGGAGTGGACCAGGGCGTTGGGGGATTTGGCGATGAGCCTGGCATCAAAGTTCAGATGATGAACCTGATTCGTTCAGTGCGGACCGTCATGAGGG TGCCTTTGATCGCAGTGAATTCGGTGTGTATCgttttgttgctgctgtttggatga